One Maribacter cobaltidurans genomic window carries:
- a CDS encoding DUF937 domain-containing protein, which yields MAGLLDLLNSPIGKQVISGVAGQTNQPESKTADVLSMAMPLLLGAMKKNVKSGGADGLMSALNNKHDGSILDNLGGLFQGGVDDSVMNDGAGILGHVFGGKQPQVENALSQKSGLDAGAVSQILKIAAPIVMGYLGRETSQNKVNDSNGMNALLGSMLGGQPQQNQSLITTLLDADGDGSILDDVAGMVIGSNKKKGGLGGLLGGLFGK from the coding sequence ATGGCAGGATTATTAGATTTATTGAATAGCCCGATAGGGAAACAAGTGATTAGCGGTGTTGCCGGACAGACCAATCAACCGGAAAGCAAAACTGCTGATGTATTAAGCATGGCTATGCCCTTACTTTTGGGAGCAATGAAGAAAAATGTAAAATCAGGTGGTGCGGACGGCTTGATGAGTGCTTTGAACAACAAGCATGACGGTAGTATTTTGGACAATCTGGGCGGCCTTTTCCAAGGTGGAGTAGATGATTCGGTCATGAATGACGGAGCAGGAATATTGGGACATGTATTTGGTGGAAAACAACCACAAGTAGAAAATGCCCTAAGTCAGAAATCAGGATTGGATGCCGGTGCGGTAAGCCAAATTCTTAAAATAGCTGCGCCCATTGTAATGGGCTATTTGGGAAGGGAAACTTCTCAAAACAAGGTAAACGATTCAAACGGCATGAACGCCCTTTTAGGAAGTATGCTTGGGGGACAGCCACAACAAAACCAAAGTTTGATTACCACTTTACTGGATGCAGACGGTGACGGAAGTATTCTCGATGATGTTGCAGGTATGGTTATAGGAAGTAATAAAAAGAAAGGTGGACTTGGTGGACTTTTAGGAGGCCTATTCGGAAAATAA
- a CDS encoding D-2-hydroxyacid dehydrogenase, whose translation MKILANDGISEKGISLLEKNGFQVLTTTVAQEQLGNFINQNDVSGLLVRSATKVNKQLIDACPGLKLIGRGGVGMDNIDVQYAKKKGIHVINTPAASSLSVAELVFAHLYGGVRFLYDANRNMPLEGDSRFKQLKKSYGKGKELAGKTLGIIGFGRIGQATAKLALGAGMKVLFFDPLLEEVSLTLSFFDGQSVTFNLTKTDKDILLKESDFITVHVPAQKNYIIGKKEFEMMKNGVGIINAARGGVIDEVALVEALENDKVSFAGMDVYESEPNPEIRILMHPKISLTPHIGGATNEAQDRIGVELAEQIISHLK comes from the coding sequence ATGAAGATATTGGCAAATGATGGAATATCCGAAAAGGGTATTTCTCTTCTTGAAAAAAATGGATTTCAGGTTTTAACCACCACGGTTGCCCAGGAACAACTTGGTAATTTTATAAACCAGAATGACGTATCCGGACTATTGGTGCGTAGTGCCACCAAAGTCAACAAACAACTCATTGACGCCTGCCCGGGACTTAAACTCATAGGTAGGGGTGGTGTTGGTATGGACAACATTGATGTACAGTATGCCAAAAAGAAAGGTATCCACGTAATCAATACTCCTGCCGCCTCTTCCCTATCCGTAGCCGAATTGGTATTTGCCCATCTCTATGGGGGTGTTAGATTTTTATACGATGCCAATAGAAATATGCCTTTGGAAGGTGATAGTAGATTTAAACAGCTAAAGAAATCCTATGGCAAGGGGAAGGAATTGGCCGGTAAAACTCTGGGAATAATTGGCTTTGGTAGAATTGGTCAAGCTACTGCAAAATTAGCCCTAGGTGCCGGAATGAAGGTTTTGTTTTTCGACCCACTTTTAGAAGAGGTTTCGCTAACCTTATCTTTTTTTGACGGGCAATCCGTCACCTTCAATCTAACGAAAACGGACAAGGATATTTTGTTAAAGGAATCAGACTTTATAACCGTTCACGTACCTGCACAAAAAAACTATATCATAGGAAAAAAAGAGTTCGAAATGATGAAGAACGGTGTGGGTATTATCAATGCAGCGCGTGGAGGGGTCATAGATGAAGTAGCTTTGGTAGAGGCCCTGGAAAACGACAAAGTTTCCTTTGCCGGAATGGATGTTTACGAATCAGAACCAAATCCGGAAATCAGAATATTGATGCACCCTAAAATTTCTTTGACCCCGCATATTGGTGGGGCAACAAACGAGGCTCAGGATAGAATTGGCGTTGAACTTGCAGAGCAAATAATCTCACATTTAAAATAG
- the serC gene encoding 3-phosphoserine/phosphohydroxythreonine transaminase, translating into MKKHNFSAGPCILPKDVLLKASEAVMDLNGSGLSLIEISHRSKDFVAIMERARTLVLELLQLEGKGYQVLFLQGGASMQFLMVAYNLLETKAGYLNTGTWSDKAIKEAKLFGEVVEVGSSKDENFNYIPKGYAVPSGLDFLHLTSNNTIYGTQFKKFPTTDAPLVCDMSSDIFSRVLDFSKFDLIYAGAQKNMGPAGTTLVVIKEEILGKVSRKIPSMLDYQVHINKESMFNTPPVFAVYTSMLTLEWLKNLGGIAAIEELNEKKAQLLYSEIDLNPVFEGYANKNDRSIMNATFNLAEEGLKETFDTMLKEAGINGLNGHRSVGGYRASMYNALSLESVGVLVDVMSEMERKA; encoded by the coding sequence ATGAAGAAACATAATTTTAGTGCAGGCCCCTGTATTTTACCCAAAGACGTTTTATTAAAGGCCTCTGAGGCCGTTATGGACTTGAATGGTTCCGGGCTTTCACTAATAGAGATTTCCCATCGTAGCAAGGACTTTGTCGCTATTATGGAGCGTGCACGCACCCTAGTTTTGGAACTATTGCAGCTTGAAGGGAAAGGATATCAAGTGCTATTTCTGCAGGGAGGTGCCAGTATGCAATTTTTGATGGTAGCCTATAATCTTTTAGAAACCAAAGCTGGATATTTGAATACTGGAACTTGGAGCGATAAGGCTATTAAAGAGGCAAAACTCTTTGGTGAAGTGGTTGAAGTGGGTTCGTCCAAGGACGAGAATTTCAATTATATCCCAAAAGGATATGCCGTACCTTCAGGTTTAGACTTTTTGCACCTAACCTCCAACAATACCATTTACGGAACTCAGTTCAAAAAATTCCCTACAACTGATGCGCCATTGGTATGTGATATGAGTTCCGATATTTTCTCAAGGGTCCTAGACTTTTCCAAGTTTGATCTCATCTATGCCGGTGCCCAAAAAAATATGGGTCCCGCAGGTACCACACTAGTTGTAATCAAAGAAGAAATATTGGGCAAGGTTTCTAGAAAAATTCCTTCCATGCTGGATTATCAGGTGCACATAAACAAAGAGAGTATGTTCAATACCCCTCCGGTTTTTGCTGTCTATACATCCATGTTGACATTGGAGTGGCTAAAGAATCTGGGAGGCATTGCTGCGATTGAGGAATTGAACGAAAAAAAGGCACAGTTACTTTATTCCGAAATTGATTTGAACCCGGTGTTTGAGGGCTATGCCAATAAAAATGACCGATCCATCATGAATGCAACATTCAATCTGGCCGAGGAAGGTCTTAAGGAAACTTTTGATACCATGTTGAAGGAAGCCGGAATCAATGGTCTAAACGGTCATCGTTCCGTAGGTGGGTATAGGGCAAGTATGTACAACGCCTTGTCACTTGAGAGCGTTGGGGTATTGGTCGATGTCATGAGCGAAATGGAAAGGAAAGCATAA